Proteins from one Paraburkholderia sp. BL10I2N1 genomic window:
- a CDS encoding Smr/MutS family protein: protein MPKNLPHPSEPKRARTAAPRPAETPSAPAKPLPEPAAGLACLGALRDALKGEAQKLERQRVAAVAAQREASADAELFRREIGSVAPLVVPPRATQPRNPPPPLPVQTKLDEEAVLHEAISDEFDPEILLDTDETLSYCRPGVSHEVVRKLRRGSWIVQAQLDLHGMRREEAREALAEFIRESVKRGLRCLRVIHGKGLGSVGKEPVLKGKVRAWLVQKEEVIAFCQARPHDGGAGAVLVLLQPGAAPAQPRP from the coding sequence ATGCCGAAAAACCTGCCTCATCCAAGCGAACCTAAACGCGCGCGCACTGCCGCGCCTCGCCCCGCCGAGACGCCCAGCGCGCCAGCGAAGCCGTTGCCTGAACCCGCCGCGGGGCTCGCCTGCCTCGGCGCACTGCGCGACGCGCTGAAAGGCGAGGCGCAAAAGCTTGAGCGTCAGCGCGTCGCCGCCGTAGCGGCGCAACGCGAAGCCTCGGCCGACGCCGAACTGTTCCGCCGCGAGATCGGCAGTGTCGCGCCGCTTGTCGTGCCACCGCGCGCGACGCAGCCGCGCAACCCGCCCCCTCCGCTGCCTGTTCAGACGAAGCTCGACGAAGAGGCCGTCCTTCACGAGGCCATCTCGGACGAATTCGATCCGGAGATCCTGCTCGATACGGACGAAACGCTGTCGTATTGCCGCCCCGGCGTGAGCCACGAAGTGGTGCGCAAGCTGCGCCGCGGATCGTGGATCGTGCAGGCGCAACTCGATCTGCACGGCATGCGTCGCGAGGAAGCGCGCGAGGCGCTGGCCGAATTCATCCGCGAGTCAGTGAAGCGTGGGCTGCGCTGTCTGCGTGTGATCCACGGCAAGGGGCTCGGCTCGGTCGGCAAGGAGCCCGTCCTGAAGGGCAAGGTCCGCGCCTGGCTCGTGCAGAAAGAAGAAGTGATCGCGTTCTGTCAGGCACGTCCTCACGATGGCGGCGCCGGCGCCGTGCTCGTCCTGCTGCAGCCGGGCGCCGCGCCCGCCCAACCCAGACCCTGA
- the zwf gene encoding glucose-6-phosphate dehydrogenase, with protein MQTDSSFTFVLFGGTGDLSMRKILPALYEAHRAGMLAASGRIVAVTRHEEDRDSYLQWVNEHVKAHVSKEGLDEAAWASFLERILYVKLDLGKAEDFTVLRDAVSNLPGIRVFYLATGPSLFVPICHALASVGLNENARIVLEKPLGYDLRSSNAINDAVGEIFAEEQIYRIDHYLGKEPVQNLLALRFGNALFEPLWRREWVESIQITIAEELGVEARGDFYDNTGALRDMVQNHLLQLLSIVAMEPPHSMDSDSVRDEKLRVLRALKRVDPNEIGKVAVRGQYHAGGIRGTPVPGYASEPGVKPESTTETFVALKVEIENWRWSGVPFFLRTGKRLADRVAEIVVNFRPVPHSALGPTALRPGANRLVIRLQPNETIRLYCLAKQPGEGMNLASVHLDLAFDRFFREGQMEAYQRLLLDVINGRLALFVRRDEQEAAWRWVEPILNEWSSSQKPPKPYAAGTWGPAAASAMLAQHGTCWLEEEN; from the coding sequence ATGCAAACCGATTCAAGTTTCACCTTCGTTCTCTTCGGCGGAACCGGCGACCTGTCGATGCGCAAGATACTGCCTGCACTGTATGAAGCACACCGTGCAGGCATGCTGGCGGCAAGCGGCAGGATCGTGGCGGTCACGCGTCATGAGGAAGACCGCGACAGTTATCTGCAGTGGGTCAACGAACACGTCAAGGCGCATGTGTCGAAGGAGGGTCTCGATGAAGCCGCGTGGGCGAGCTTTCTCGAGCGCATCCTCTATGTGAAGCTCGACCTGGGCAAAGCCGAAGACTTCACGGTGCTGCGCGATGCGGTGAGCAACCTGCCCGGCATCCGCGTGTTCTATCTCGCGACGGGTCCGTCGCTGTTCGTGCCGATCTGTCATGCGCTCGCCTCGGTCGGGCTGAACGAAAACGCCCGCATTGTGCTGGAAAAGCCGCTCGGCTACGACCTGCGGTCATCGAACGCGATCAACGATGCAGTCGGCGAAATCTTCGCGGAAGAGCAGATCTACCGGATCGACCACTACCTCGGGAAAGAGCCGGTGCAGAACCTGCTCGCGCTGCGTTTCGGCAATGCGCTCTTCGAGCCGCTGTGGCGTCGCGAGTGGGTCGAAAGCATTCAGATCACGATCGCGGAAGAACTGGGTGTCGAAGCCCGCGGCGATTTCTACGACAATACCGGCGCGCTGCGCGACATGGTGCAGAACCATTTGCTGCAACTGCTCTCGATTGTCGCGATGGAGCCGCCGCATTCGATGGATTCCGATTCGGTCCGCGATGAAAAGCTGCGTGTGCTGCGCGCGCTGAAACGAGTCGACCCGAACGAGATCGGCAAGGTTGCCGTGCGGGGCCAGTATCATGCCGGCGGAATCCGTGGCACGCCGGTGCCGGGCTATGCATCCGAACCTGGCGTCAAGCCGGAAAGCACGACGGAAACCTTTGTCGCGCTGAAGGTGGAAATCGAGAACTGGCGCTGGTCCGGCGTGCCGTTTTTTCTGCGCACCGGCAAGCGGCTCGCGGATCGCGTGGCGGAGATCGTCGTCAATTTCCGTCCGGTGCCGCATTCGGCGCTGGGACCGACGGCCCTTCGTCCAGGCGCGAACCGTCTTGTCATCCGTCTGCAGCCGAACGAGACGATTCGTCTGTATTGCCTTGCCAAGCAGCCCGGCGAAGGCATGAACCTGGCAAGCGTGCACCTCGACCTCGCGTTCGACCGGTTCTTCCGCGAAGGCCAGATGGAGGCATATCAGCGTCTGTTGCTAGACGTGATCAACGGCCGCCTCGCGCTCTTCGTGCGACGCGACGAACAGGAAGCCGCATGGCGCTGGGTCGAGCCGATCCTGAATGAGTGGAGTAGTTCGCAAAAACCGCCGAAGCCGTATGCGGCGGGTACCTGGGGGCCGGCGGCAGCGAGTGCGATGCTCGCGCAGCATGGCACCTGCTGGCTGGAAGAAGAGAACTGA
- the trxB gene encoding thioredoxin-disulfide reductase, with protein MPAPTKHAKVLILGSGPAGYTAAVYAARANLSPVLVTGLAQGGQLMTTTDVENWPADASGVQGPELMQRFLDHAERFNTEIIFDHIHTAKLDEKPIRLVGDSAEYTCDSLIIATGASAQYLGLASEEAFMGRGVSACATCDGFFYKQQHVAVVGGGNTAVEEALYLAGIAKKVTVIHRRDKFRAEPILIDRLLEKEKEGVVDIKWNHVLDEVKGNDGGVNGLRIKHTKTGETTDIDLQGLFVAIGHKPNTDIFEGQLEMKNGYIITSGGLNGNATATSVPGVFAAGDVQDHVYRQAVTSAGTGCMAALDAQRYLETINDGIGEHVMSAEAER; from the coding sequence ATGCCCGCACCCACGAAACACGCCAAGGTTCTGATTCTCGGTTCCGGCCCCGCCGGCTATACCGCCGCTGTCTACGCCGCGCGCGCCAACCTGTCGCCGGTGCTCGTCACGGGCCTCGCGCAGGGCGGCCAGCTGATGACCACGACCGACGTCGAAAACTGGCCGGCCGATGCGAGCGGCGTGCAGGGTCCGGAACTGATGCAGCGTTTTCTGGATCACGCCGAGCGCTTCAACACTGAGATCATCTTCGACCACATCCACACGGCGAAGCTGGACGAGAAGCCGATTCGCCTTGTCGGCGATTCAGCCGAATACACCTGCGATTCGCTGATCATCGCGACCGGTGCGTCGGCGCAGTACCTGGGCCTCGCGTCGGAAGAGGCGTTCATGGGCCGCGGCGTGTCCGCCTGCGCGACCTGCGACGGGTTCTTCTACAAGCAGCAGCACGTCGCCGTGGTCGGCGGCGGCAATACGGCTGTCGAAGAAGCGCTGTACCTCGCCGGCATCGCGAAGAAGGTGACGGTCATCCATCGCCGTGACAAGTTCCGCGCCGAGCCGATCCTGATCGACCGCTTGCTGGAGAAGGAAAAGGAAGGCGTTGTCGACATCAAATGGAACCATGTGCTTGACGAAGTGAAGGGTAACGACGGCGGCGTCAACGGCCTGCGCATCAAGCACACGAAGACCGGCGAAACCACCGATATCGACCTGCAGGGACTGTTCGTCGCGATCGGCCACAAGCCGAACACGGACATCTTCGAAGGCCAGCTGGAGATGAAGAACGGCTACATCATCACGAGCGGCGGTCTGAATGGCAACGCAACCGCCACGAGCGTGCCAGGCGTGTTCGCCGCCGGCGACGTGCAGGATCACGTGTATCGTCAGGCGGTCACGAGCGCCGGCACGGGCTGTATGGCCGCGCTCGACGCACAGCGCTACCTGGAAACCATCAACGATGGAATCGGCGAACACGTGATGAGCGCGGAAGCCGAGCGATAA
- a CDS encoding sugar ABC transporter permease: protein MSGNGKKTASVTRRTSPTAALADRWIPKLVLAPSVVISLIFVYGFILITGYLSLSSSRLMPRFEFAGLERYRELFDNDVFWTSAANLGWFGIPFIGICIGLGLFLAILLDQQIRNEGALRAVFLYPMALSFIVTGTAWQWIMTPSIGIEKVFHDWGWTSFSFNWLGDPDRAIFCVVIAAVWQSTGFVMALFLAGLRGVDAEIFKAAQMDGAGLPTIYRKIVIPSMRPVFFSVLLILCHITIKTFDLVVALTAGGPGTSSSLPAIFMYTFSFNRGQLGVGAASSIMMLATVVAVLVPLMYLESRSTRNA from the coding sequence ATCAGCGGAAACGGGAAGAAGACGGCCTCCGTTACCCGCCGCACGTCGCCGACCGCGGCGCTCGCCGATCGCTGGATTCCGAAGCTGGTGCTCGCACCCAGCGTCGTAATCAGCCTCATCTTTGTGTATGGTTTCATCCTGATTACCGGCTATCTGTCGCTCTCCAGTTCGCGACTGATGCCACGCTTTGAGTTCGCCGGCCTCGAGCGGTATCGGGAACTCTTTGACAACGACGTCTTCTGGACGTCGGCTGCGAACCTCGGCTGGTTCGGCATTCCGTTCATCGGCATCTGCATCGGGCTGGGGCTTTTCCTCGCCATCCTGCTCGACCAGCAGATCCGTAACGAAGGCGCGCTGCGCGCCGTGTTTCTGTATCCGATGGCGTTGTCGTTCATCGTGACCGGCACTGCGTGGCAGTGGATCATGACGCCGAGTATCGGCATCGAAAAGGTGTTCCACGACTGGGGCTGGACGAGTTTCTCGTTTAACTGGCTGGGCGACCCTGACAGGGCGATCTTCTGTGTGGTGATCGCGGCCGTCTGGCAGTCGACGGGCTTCGTGATGGCGCTTTTCCTGGCTGGCCTGCGCGGCGTCGACGCTGAAATCTTCAAGGCCGCGCAGATGGACGGCGCGGGACTGCCCACCATCTATCGCAAGATCGTGATTCCGAGCATGCGCCCGGTGTTCTTCTCGGTACTGCTGATTCTCTGTCACATCACGATCAAGACCTTCGACCTTGTCGTCGCATTGACGGCGGGTGGCCCGGGGACGTCGTCGTCGCTGCCGGCCATCTTCATGTACACGTTTTCGTTTAACCGCGGGCAGCTTGGCGTCGGCGCAGCGTCGTCGATCATGATGCTCGCTACCGTTGTGGCCGTGCTCGTGCCGCTGATGTATCTGGAATCGAGGAGCACCCGCAATGCCTAA
- the ugpC gene encoding sn-glycerol-3-phosphate ABC transporter ATP-binding protein UgpC codes for MASLSIRDVYKTYPNGVPVLKGVNIDIEDGQFLILVGGSGCGKSTLLNMIAGLESVTKGEIQIDGKTVNNLSPKDRDIAMVFQSYALYPSMTVRENISFGLNIRKVPKTEQTQIVDRVSNTLQIQHLLDRKPGQLSGGQRQRVAMGRALARDPVMFLFDEPLSNLDAKLRIEMRSEIKLLHQRLGTTIVYVTHDQIEAMTLGDRIAVMKDGIVQQFGAPQEIYDSPSNLFVAGFIGAPPMNFIQGKLVEQGAGAGIELDTGAKRSVLNLPFDAAKLKSHVGREVILGLRPERITDARHAHNMEGGQLQPIEVNVDVIEPTGPDTLVFAQVNGKRIVSRVHPGSNPQPTQPMTLLFDVSKAVLFDPANEERIA; via the coding sequence ATGGCAAGCCTTTCCATCCGTGACGTGTACAAGACCTACCCGAACGGGGTGCCGGTCCTGAAGGGTGTCAACATCGACATCGAAGACGGCCAGTTCCTGATTCTCGTGGGCGGCTCGGGCTGCGGGAAATCGACGCTGCTCAACATGATCGCCGGCCTCGAGTCCGTGACGAAGGGCGAGATCCAGATCGACGGCAAGACGGTGAACAACCTGTCGCCGAAAGATCGCGACATCGCCATGGTGTTCCAGTCATACGCGCTGTATCCGTCGATGACGGTGCGCGAGAACATCTCGTTCGGTCTGAACATCCGCAAGGTGCCGAAGACCGAACAGACGCAGATCGTCGATCGCGTATCGAACACCCTGCAGATCCAGCATCTGCTCGACCGCAAGCCCGGCCAGCTGTCGGGCGGTCAACGTCAGCGCGTGGCGATGGGCCGCGCGCTCGCGCGTGATCCGGTGATGTTCCTGTTCGACGAACCGCTGTCGAACCTCGACGCCAAGCTGCGTATCGAGATGCGCTCGGAAATCAAGCTGCTGCATCAACGCCTCGGCACGACGATTGTCTACGTGACGCACGACCAGATCGAAGCGATGACGCTTGGCGACCGCATCGCGGTGATGAAGGACGGTATCGTGCAGCAGTTCGGCGCCCCGCAGGAAATCTACGATTCGCCGTCGAACCTGTTTGTCGCGGGCTTCATCGGCGCGCCGCCGATGAACTTCATCCAGGGCAAGCTGGTGGAGCAGGGCGCGGGCGCCGGCATCGAACTCGATACCGGAGCGAAGCGCAGCGTGCTGAATCTGCCGTTCGACGCGGCGAAGCTGAAGTCGCATGTGGGCCGTGAAGTGATTCTCGGCCTGCGCCCGGAGCGCATCACCGACGCCCGCCATGCGCACAACATGGAAGGCGGCCAGTTGCAGCCGATCGAAGTGAACGTCGACGTGATCGAGCCGACGGGGCCGGACACGCTGGTGTTCGCGCAGGTCAATGGCAAACGGATCGTGAGCCGCGTGCACCCGGGGTCCAACCCGCAGCCGACGCAACCGATGACACTGCTGTTCGATGTGTCGAAGGCGGTGTTGTTCGATCCGGCGAACGAAGAGCGGATCGCCTAA
- a CDS encoding trimeric intracellular cation channel family protein has translation MHPRLTLALTIMEALAIFAYAISGFIEARTRRLDAVGTFLVAIATAFGGGTVRDVLLERRPFYWVQHQDYVIVIFALSIFAPMLLKAISRVVSERMLLIADAIGLGLFSVSGTSLALDAQMPWFTSVMMGVLTGVFGGVIRDVLCNEVPLILRDSRPYATCAFVGCWIYLLLDYINFDTIYSVLIGTGFILVARLATYKLNVRLPH, from the coding sequence ATTCACCCAAGGCTCACGCTGGCGCTGACCATCATGGAAGCGCTGGCCATTTTTGCGTACGCGATCTCCGGCTTCATCGAGGCGCGCACGCGGCGCCTCGACGCGGTCGGCACATTCCTCGTCGCCATCGCGACGGCGTTCGGGGGTGGCACCGTACGCGATGTGCTGCTCGAACGGCGACCCTTCTACTGGGTTCAGCATCAGGACTACGTGATCGTGATCTTCGCGCTGTCGATCTTCGCGCCGATGTTGCTCAAAGCGATCTCGCGGGTGGTCTCAGAGCGCATGCTGCTGATCGCCGATGCGATCGGGCTCGGGCTCTTCAGCGTGTCCGGCACGTCGCTCGCGCTCGATGCGCAGATGCCGTGGTTCACGTCGGTGATGATGGGCGTGTTGACGGGCGTATTCGGCGGCGTCATTCGCGACGTGCTGTGCAACGAAGTGCCGCTGATCCTGCGCGATTCACGACCCTATGCCACGTGTGCGTTCGTGGGCTGCTGGATCTATCTGCTGCTCGATTACATCAACTTCGACACCATTTATAGCGTGCTGATCGGCACCGGCTTCATCCTTGTTGCACGGCTGGCCACCTACAAGCTGAACGTGCGACTGCCGCACTAG
- the pgl gene encoding 6-phosphogluconolactonase, producing MIELHAFDDPRAQSDALAKAVGDALHASLAAQASARETGVRRATLAVSGGTSPRPFLQTLSTQPFDWAQIDVTLVDDRWVPETDNASNARLAHETLLRHAARDAAFWPLVDTTQQLDAHIARLNADPLRRVPDVAVLGMGEDGHTASIFADAPEWDHAITTPERFVAVHPGNAPHARVSWSLSALQQVGHLYLLIAGPRKLDVLQEAAAAPQKNAISKLANDKGVRLDVYWCAN from the coding sequence GTGATCGAGCTTCACGCTTTCGACGACCCGCGCGCCCAATCCGACGCGCTGGCGAAGGCGGTGGGTGACGCGTTACATGCGTCGCTTGCCGCACAGGCGAGCGCGCGCGAGACCGGCGTGCGCCGCGCGACGCTTGCAGTGTCCGGCGGCACCAGTCCGCGCCCGTTCCTGCAGACGTTGTCGACTCAACCTTTCGACTGGGCGCAGATCGATGTGACGCTGGTCGACGACCGCTGGGTGCCGGAAACGGACAACGCCAGCAATGCGCGTCTCGCCCACGAAACACTGCTTCGGCACGCCGCGCGCGATGCCGCCTTCTGGCCGCTCGTCGATACGACGCAGCAGCTCGACGCTCATATCGCGCGGCTCAACGCCGACCCGTTGCGCCGCGTGCCGGACGTCGCGGTGCTCGGCATGGGCGAAGACGGTCATACGGCATCGATCTTCGCGGACGCGCCCGAGTGGGATCACGCGATCACCACGCCGGAGCGCTTCGTTGCCGTGCACCCGGGCAATGCGCCGCATGCGCGTGTGAGCTGGTCGCTTTCCGCGTTGCAACAGGTGGGACATCTGTATCTGCTGATCGCCGGACCGCGCAAGCTCGACGTGCTGCAAGAGGCAGCGGCTGCGCCACAAAAAAATGCCATCTCGAAGTTGGCAAATGACAAGGGAGTGAGACTCGATGTCTACTGGTGTGCAAACTAA
- a CDS encoding carbohydrate ABC transporter permease: MTLSRAVIYAALVLFALYFLFPLYVMLSTSFKDIDQLRTGNLLTPPTTWTFAPWIKAWSGACTGVRCDGMQPFFMNSVRMVIPAVLISSIIGAFNGYVLTHWRFRGADPIFTMLLVGCFIPFQAILLPMARLEGILGLSNSITGLVVVHVIYGIAFTTMFFRNFYVSVPAELVKAARIDGAGFFTIFTKILLPVSLPIFMVCLIWQFTQIWNDFLFGIVFSGVDSMPITVALNNLVNTSTGVKEYNVDMAGAIIAALPTLLVYIVAGRYFVRGLTAGAVKG, encoded by the coding sequence ATGACGTTAAGCCGTGCCGTCATTTATGCGGCCCTGGTTCTGTTCGCGCTGTACTTCCTGTTTCCGTTGTATGTGATGCTGTCGACGTCGTTCAAGGACATCGACCAGCTGCGCACGGGCAACCTGCTGACGCCGCCAACCACCTGGACCTTTGCGCCCTGGATCAAGGCATGGAGCGGGGCGTGTACCGGCGTGCGTTGCGACGGCATGCAGCCGTTCTTCATGAACTCGGTGCGGATGGTGATTCCGGCCGTGCTGATCTCGTCGATCATTGGTGCGTTCAACGGCTATGTGCTCACGCACTGGCGCTTCCGCGGCGCCGATCCGATCTTCACGATGCTGCTGGTCGGCTGCTTCATTCCGTTCCAGGCGATCCTGCTGCCGATGGCGCGCCTCGAAGGCATCCTGGGTCTGTCGAATAGCATTACCGGCCTCGTGGTCGTGCACGTCATCTACGGCATCGCGTTCACGACGATGTTCTTCCGCAACTTCTACGTGAGCGTTCCGGCTGAGCTCGTGAAGGCGGCGCGCATCGACGGTGCGGGCTTCTTCACGATCTTCACGAAGATCCTGCTGCCGGTGTCGCTGCCGATTTTCATGGTCTGCCTGATCTGGCAGTTCACGCAGATCTGGAATGACTTCCTGTTCGGTATCGTGTTCTCCGGAGTCGACTCGATGCCGATCACAGTGGCGCTGAACAACCTCGTGAATACGTCGACGGGCGTGAAGGAATACAACGTCGACATGGCCGGCGCGATCATTGCCGCGCTGCCCACGCTGCTCGTCTACATCGTCGCCGGCCGCTACTTCGTGCGTGGCCTGACGGCGGGCGCGGTGAAGGGCTGA
- a CDS encoding bifunctional transcriptional regulator/glucokinase: MSTGVQTKSVPGAGQHADGPRLLADIGGTNARFALETGPGEIVNVLVYPCADYPGVAEVIKKYLKDTKIGRVNHAAIAIANPVDGDQVSMTNHDWTFSIEATRRALGFDTLLVVNDFTALAMALPGLTDSQRVQVGGGQRRQNSVIGLLGAGTGLGVSGLIPADDRWIALGSEGGHSTFAPSDEREDIVMQFARKKWSHVSFERVAAGPGLELIYRALSARDKKRVPASVDTSGVVTRALEGEPLAAETVDCFCGILGTFAGNIAVTLGSLGGIYIGGGVVPRLGELFARSSFRKRFEAKGRFETYLSNVPTYVITAQYPAFLGVSAILAEQLSNRAGGSSSAVFERIRQMRDALTPAERRVADLALNHPRSIINDPIVDIARKADVSQPTVIRFCRSLGCQGLSDFKLKLATGLTGTIPVSHSQVHLGDTATDFGAKVLDNTVSAILQLREHLNFEHVERAIDLLNGARRIEFYGLGNSNIVAQDAHYKFFRFGIPTIAYGDLYMQAASAALLGKGDVIVAVSKSGRAPELLRVLEVAMQAGAQVIAITSSNTPLAKRATVALETDHIEMRESQLSMISRILHLVMIDILAVGVAIRRAMPDAEVSEAVAKVREGADDDATAVLDWLSHGAASSAKE; the protein is encoded by the coding sequence ATGTCTACTGGTGTGCAAACTAAGTCTGTCCCGGGCGCGGGCCAGCACGCCGATGGACCGAGGCTTCTCGCCGACATCGGTGGTACGAATGCGCGCTTCGCCCTCGAGACGGGCCCGGGCGAAATCGTCAACGTGCTGGTGTACCCGTGCGCGGATTATCCCGGCGTCGCCGAAGTCATCAAGAAGTACCTGAAGGACACGAAGATCGGCCGCGTGAATCACGCAGCCATTGCGATTGCGAATCCGGTCGACGGCGATCAGGTCAGCATGACCAATCACGACTGGACCTTTTCGATCGAAGCGACGCGCCGCGCACTCGGCTTCGACACGCTGCTGGTCGTCAACGACTTCACCGCGCTCGCGATGGCATTGCCGGGACTCACGGACTCGCAGCGCGTGCAGGTAGGGGGCGGCCAGCGCCGGCAGAACAGCGTGATCGGCCTGCTCGGTGCGGGCACGGGTCTTGGCGTATCGGGCCTCATTCCCGCCGACGACCGCTGGATCGCGCTCGGCAGCGAAGGCGGTCACTCCACGTTCGCGCCGTCCGACGAACGCGAAGACATCGTGATGCAATTCGCGCGCAAGAAGTGGTCGCATGTATCGTTCGAACGTGTGGCGGCGGGCCCCGGTCTCGAACTGATCTATCGCGCTCTGTCGGCACGGGACAAGAAGCGCGTGCCGGCATCGGTCGATACGTCCGGGGTCGTCACGCGTGCGCTCGAGGGCGAGCCGCTCGCCGCTGAAACGGTCGACTGCTTCTGCGGCATTCTCGGCACCTTCGCGGGCAATATCGCGGTGACGCTCGGCTCGCTCGGCGGCATCTATATCGGCGGCGGCGTCGTGCCGCGGCTCGGCGAACTGTTCGCGCGCTCGTCGTTCCGCAAGCGCTTCGAGGCGAAAGGCCGCTTCGAAACGTATCTGTCGAACGTGCCCACGTATGTGATTACCGCGCAGTATCCGGCGTTTCTCGGCGTGTCGGCGATTCTTGCGGAGCAGCTTTCGAATCGCGCCGGTGGCAGTTCGTCGGCCGTGTTCGAGCGCATCCGTCAGATGCGTGATGCGCTTACGCCCGCTGAAAGGCGCGTTGCCGATCTCGCGCTGAATCATCCGCGCTCGATCATCAATGATCCGATCGTCGATATCGCGCGCAAGGCCGATGTGAGCCAGCCGACGGTGATCCGCTTTTGCCGCTCGCTCGGCTGCCAGGGTCTGTCCGATTTCAAGCTGAAACTCGCGACTGGCCTGACCGGCACGATTCCGGTCAGCCACAGCCAGGTGCATCTGGGTGACACCGCGACCGACTTCGGCGCGAAGGTGCTCGACAACACAGTCTCGGCGATCCTCCAGTTGCGCGAGCATCTGAACTTCGAGCATGTCGAGCGCGCCATCGATCTGTTGAATGGCGCACGGCGGATCGAGTTCTACGGGCTTGGCAATTCGAACATCGTCGCGCAGGACGCACACTACAAGTTCTTCCGCTTCGGCATTCCGACGATTGCCTACGGCGATCTGTACATGCAGGCCGCGTCGGCCGCCTTGCTCGGCAAGGGCGATGTGATCGTGGCCGTGTCGAAATCGGGCCGCGCGCCCGAGTTGCTGCGCGTGCTCGAAGTCGCGATGCAGGCGGGTGCGCAGGTGATCGCGATCACGTCGAGCAATACGCCGCTCGCGAAACGCGCAACTGTCGCGCTGGAAACCGATCACATCGAGATGCGCGAATCGCAGCTATCGATGATTTCTCGCATCCTGCATCTGGTGATGATCGACATTCTTGCGGTCGGCGTTGCAATCCGGCGCGCGATGCCGGATGCCGAAGTCAGCGAAGCTGTCGCGAAAGTACGCGAGGGCGCCGACGACGATGCCACCGCGGTGCTCGACTGGCTAAGCCACGGGGCGGCATCTTCGGCGAAGGAGTGA
- a CDS encoding ABC transporter substrate-binding protein, whose amino-acid sequence MKFRTIMGALCAAGLMCGVSAVQAAESVEVLHWWTSGGESKAVGVLKDDMTKQGYTWKDFAVAGGAGAAAMTALKTQVISGNAPSAAQIKGPLIQEWAQQGVLVPIDTAAADWKKNLPPEIDKIMRADGHYVGAPFSVHRVNWLYINKAALEKAGGKVPTTWPEFFAVADKMKAAGIQPIAMGGQPWQDLTLWEDVVLSQGADFYRKALVDLDEKTLTSEKMVGVFDTVRKIQGYFDAGRTGRDWNLATAMVINGKAGMQFMGDWAKGEFANAGKKSGEDYVCAAVPGTEKAYTFNVDSFVFFQQKGQKAATPGQLALAKTIMSPEFQEQFSLYKGSIPVRLGVPMDKFDDCAKKSYADEQIAIKSGGYVPSLAHGMAQPDAAAGAISDVVTKFMNSQQDSKSAVAALAKAAKTK is encoded by the coding sequence ATGAAATTTCGCACGATCATGGGCGCTCTGTGCGCCGCAGGTCTGATGTGTGGCGTGTCGGCTGTGCAGGCGGCCGAGTCGGTCGAAGTGCTGCACTGGTGGACTTCGGGCGGCGAATCGAAGGCCGTCGGCGTCCTGAAGGACGACATGACGAAGCAGGGCTACACGTGGAAAGACTTCGCGGTCGCAGGCGGCGCAGGCGCGGCAGCCATGACGGCACTCAAGACACAGGTGATCTCGGGTAACGCGCCGAGCGCAGCCCAGATCAAGGGTCCGCTGATCCAGGAATGGGCGCAGCAAGGCGTGCTGGTGCCGATCGATACAGCGGCTGCCGACTGGAAAAAGAACCTGCCGCCGGAAATCGACAAGATCATGCGCGCGGACGGCCACTATGTCGGCGCACCGTTCTCGGTGCACCGCGTGAACTGGCTGTACATCAACAAGGCTGCGCTCGAGAAGGCAGGCGGCAAGGTCCCGACCACGTGGCCTGAGTTCTTCGCCGTCGCTGACAAGATGAAGGCAGCCGGCATCCAGCCGATCGCGATGGGCGGCCAGCCGTGGCAAGACCTGACGCTGTGGGAAGACGTCGTGCTGTCGCAGGGTGCGGACTTCTACAGGAAGGCGCTGGTCGATCTCGACGAGAAGACGCTGACCTCGGAAAAGATGGTTGGCGTGTTCGACACGGTCCGCAAGATCCAGGGCTACTTCGACGCAGGCCGTACCGGCCGTGACTGGAACCTCGCGACAGCGATGGTCATCAACGGCAAGGCTGGCATGCAGTTCATGGGCGACTGGGCGAAGGGCGAATTCGCCAACGCCGGCAAGAAGTCTGGTGAGGACTATGTCTGCGCCGCAGTGCCGGGCACGGAAAAGGCCTATACGTTCAACGTCGACTCGTTCGTGTTCTTCCAGCAGAAGGGCCAGAAGGCGGCAACGCCAGGTCAGCTCGCACTGGCGAAGACGATCATGTCGCCGGAGTTCCAGGAGCAGTTCAGCCTGTACAAGGGTTCGATCCCGGTCCGCCTCGGCGTGCCGATGGACAAGTTCGACGATTGCGCGAAGAAGTCGTACGCGGATGAACAGATCGCCATCAAGTCGGGCGGCTATGTTCCTTCGCTGGCGCACGGCATGGCTCAACCGGATGCAGCTGCCGGTGCGATCTCCGACGTCGTCACGAAGTTCATGAACTCGCAGCAGGATTCGAAGAGCGCAGTCGCAGCGCTCGCGAAGGCAGCGAAGACGAAGTAA